In Intestinibacillus sp. Marseille-P6563, a single genomic region encodes these proteins:
- a CDS encoding HAD-IIA family hydrolase, whose translation MNHLEELRSKKGFICDMDGVIYHGNRLLPGVTEFVDWLHRENKSFLFLTNSSERSPRELQQKLGRMGLDVDESHFYTSALATAAFLANQSPGCTAYVIGAPGLVNALYDVGITMNDVDPDYVIAGETTGYNYETIIKAVGYVQRGARLIATNSDLTGPSEQGIIPACRALVAPIELATGKQAYYVGKPNPLMMRTGLRMLGVHSEEAAMIGDRMDTDIVAGMESGLDTVLVLSGCTSRSDVENYAYRPRHILSGVGDIPPAHV comes from the coding sequence ATGAACCATCTGGAAGAACTTCGAAGCAAAAAGGGCTTCATCTGCGATATGGACGGTGTCATCTATCACGGCAACCGTCTGCTCCCGGGCGTGACCGAATTTGTCGACTGGCTGCACCGGGAAAACAAAAGCTTTCTGTTCCTGACCAACTCGTCCGAGCGTTCGCCGCGCGAATTGCAGCAAAAGCTCGGCCGCATGGGTCTGGATGTGGACGAAAGCCATTTCTACACCTCGGCGCTGGCGACGGCTGCCTTTCTGGCTAACCAGTCGCCCGGCTGCACGGCCTATGTCATCGGCGCGCCTGGCCTGGTCAATGCCCTGTATGATGTAGGCATCACCATGAACGACGTGGACCCCGACTATGTCATTGCGGGCGAAACGACCGGCTACAACTACGAAACCATCATCAAGGCAGTCGGCTATGTGCAGCGCGGCGCACGTCTGATCGCCACCAACTCCGACCTGACCGGTCCCTCCGAGCAGGGTATTATCCCGGCGTGCCGTGCACTGGTCGCCCCCATCGAACTGGCGACCGGCAAGCAAGCTTACTATGTCGGCAAGCCCAACCCGCTGATGATGCGCACCGGCCTGCGCATGCTGGGCGTGCATTCGGAAGAAGCCGCCATGATCGGCGACCGCATGGATACCGACATCGTTGCCGGCATGGAAAGCGGCCTGGATACCGTCCTGGTGCTTTCGGGCTGCACCTCGCGCTCGGATGTGGAAAACTATGCGTACCGTCCGCGCCATATTTTAAGCGGCGTCGGCGACATCCCGCCCGCTCACGTGTAA
- a CDS encoding MATE family efflux transporter, producing the protein MQNEQMEENKMGVMPVNRLLLTMSVPIMISMLVQALYNVVDSIFVAQLSEDALNAVSLAFPMQNLMISVATGTGVGISALLSKSLGEHDTERVQRAARNGVFLALVSFIVFAIIGVFFSRTFFQLQTDIPAIVDGGTQYLLICTLLSFGLFGQICFERLLQSTGKTFYTMITQGLGAILNIIFDPLFIFGIGPFPKMGVAGAAAATVLGQIVAFIVSIFINHAKNPEIQLSFKGFRPHGATIARIYAVGVPSIIMASISSVMTFGMNKILISFTSTATAVFGVYFKLQSFVFMPVFGLNNGMVPIIAYNFGARKPDRMKKTFTLAVVYATLIMVLGFAVMQLAPNLMLSFFNASDKMLEIGVPALRIISISFLLAGVSVICSSFFQALGHGMLSLWISVVRQLFVLLPVAYVLSRIGGLSTVWWAFPVAEVVALILCVVFLRYAYRKEIHPLEEAAQKA; encoded by the coding sequence ATGCAAAACGAACAAATGGAAGAAAACAAGATGGGGGTCATGCCGGTCAATCGGCTGCTTCTGACCATGTCGGTCCCGATTATGATCTCCATGCTGGTGCAGGCACTATACAACGTAGTAGACAGCATTTTTGTTGCCCAGCTGAGCGAGGATGCGCTCAATGCGGTTTCGCTCGCCTTCCCCATGCAAAACCTGATGATCTCGGTCGCAACCGGTACCGGTGTTGGTATCAGCGCCCTGCTGTCCAAGAGCCTGGGCGAACACGATACCGAACGGGTACAGCGCGCCGCGCGCAACGGCGTATTTTTGGCCCTGGTCAGCTTTATCGTATTTGCGATCATCGGTGTATTCTTCTCGCGTACATTCTTTCAGCTGCAAACCGACATCCCGGCCATTGTCGACGGCGGTACTCAGTATCTGCTGATCTGTACCCTGCTGTCCTTTGGTCTGTTCGGTCAGATCTGCTTTGAGCGTCTGCTGCAATCGACCGGCAAAACCTTTTATACGATGATCACCCAGGGTCTGGGCGCGATCCTCAATATTATTTTTGACCCGTTGTTTATTTTCGGTATTGGGCCCTTCCCCAAAATGGGCGTTGCCGGCGCCGCAGCGGCCACCGTTCTGGGCCAGATCGTTGCGTTTATCGTCTCGATTTTCATCAACCACGCCAAAAACCCGGAAATCCAGCTTTCCTTCAAGGGCTTCCGGCCGCACGGCGCGACCATTGCCCGCATCTATGCGGTTGGCGTGCCCAGCATCATCATGGCGTCCATCAGCTCGGTGATGACCTTTGGCATGAACAAAATCCTGATTTCGTTCACGTCCACGGCAACGGCGGTCTTTGGCGTCTACTTCAAGCTGCAAAGCTTTGTGTTCATGCCGGTCTTTGGCCTGAACAACGGCATGGTGCCGATCATTGCGTACAACTTCGGTGCACGCAAACCGGACCGCATGAAAAAGACCTTCACTCTGGCGGTCGTCTATGCGACCCTGATTATGGTCCTCGGTTTCGCAGTCATGCAGCTGGCTCCCAACCTGATGCTCAGCTTCTTTAACGCTTCGGACAAGATGCTCGAAATCGGTGTCCCGGCGCTGCGCATTATCAGCATCAGCTTCCTGCTGGCTGGTGTGAGCGTCATCTGTTCGTCCTTCTTCCAGGCGTTGGGCCATGGCATGCTCAGCCTGTGGATTTCGGTCGTCCGTCAGCTGTTCGTATTGCTGCCGGTCGCCTATGTCCTCAGCCGCATCGGTGGTCTTTCGACTGTTTGGTGGGCCTTCCCGGTCGCCGAAGTGGTTGCCCTGATTTTGTGCGTCGTATTCCTGCGCTACGCATACCGCAAGGAGATTCACCCCTTGGAAGAAGCCGCTCAGAAAGCATAA
- a CDS encoding serpin family protein — translation MIRETLSLLLSAVLPLLSAPAAPASSVTQAAAPAALSAPAFDDFYAQRAIWDQNPVDETFLTSIRDFSAQTTAGLLTGQENACYSPASLYFALSLSAAGAAGNTETQLLDLLSASDVDTLTQNCGNLYRVLYTDNEVGKMQIANALWMESGSEFTPAFLQTASEDFYASLYTADLDAPATVTAMEQWVADHTGGKIQPTIQPTPDTILYLMNTIYLTDQWTALFDADENTVEPFHCADGTTPDATYMHRKTLSSFVRGDGYLAAGLSLKSQGSVTFVLPDEGVAPADLLTPERLSAILAGGTEEQQKYGHVTWTVPKFSYDSKLDLKPMLQACGVTDLFDAERADLSDMTSLKPAFLSGASQQTYIGVNEQGVEAAAYTELSYAGSAAPEDQADMRLDRPFLYIIKATNGTPLFIGVCANPT, via the coding sequence ATGATCCGCGAAACTTTGTCCCTGCTGTTGTCCGCCGTCCTGCCGCTGCTGTCAGCGCCCGCGGCACCCGCCTCTTCGGTCACCCAGGCCGCTGCCCCAGCGGCATTGAGTGCCCCCGCTTTTGACGATTTTTATGCCCAACGCGCCATCTGGGACCAAAATCCGGTCGACGAAACCTTTTTGACGTCCATCCGTGACTTTTCCGCCCAGACCACGGCCGGTCTGCTCACCGGTCAGGAAAATGCCTGCTACTCTCCGGCCAGCCTGTATTTTGCGCTCTCTCTAAGCGCCGCCGGTGCGGCGGGCAACACCGAAACCCAGCTGCTGGACCTGCTGAGCGCGTCTGATGTGGACACGCTCACGCAAAACTGCGGCAACCTCTACCGGGTACTGTACACCGACAACGAAGTCGGCAAAATGCAGATCGCAAACGCCCTGTGGATGGAAAGCGGCTCAGAGTTTACTCCTGCCTTCCTGCAAACCGCGTCTGAGGACTTCTATGCCTCACTGTACACCGCCGACCTGGACGCGCCTGCGACCGTTACGGCCATGGAGCAATGGGTCGCTGACCACACGGGCGGCAAGATCCAGCCCACCATCCAGCCCACCCCGGACACCATCCTGTATCTGATGAACACCATCTACCTGACCGACCAGTGGACCGCCCTGTTTGACGCCGACGAGAACACAGTCGAGCCCTTCCACTGCGCGGACGGCACGACCCCGGACGCGACCTATATGCACCGCAAAACCCTGTCCAGCTTTGTCCGCGGGGACGGCTATCTGGCCGCCGGACTCTCCCTGAAAAGCCAGGGCAGCGTCACCTTTGTCCTGCCCGATGAAGGCGTCGCGCCCGCCGACCTGCTCACCCCGGAACGCCTGTCGGCCATCCTCGCGGGCGGCACCGAGGAGCAGCAAAAATACGGCCACGTCACCTGGACGGTGCCCAAGTTCTCCTATGACAGCAAGCTGGACCTCAAGCCCATGCTGCAAGCCTGCGGCGTGACCGACCTGTTTGACGCTGAACGCGCCGACCTGTCGGATATGACGTCCCTGAAGCCCGCCTTTTTGTCTGGCGCTTCGCAGCAGACCTACATTGGCGTCAACGAGCAGGGCGTTGAGGCGGCCGCCTATACCGAACTGAGCTATGCCGGTTCAGCTGCCCCCGAGGACCAAGCCGACATGCGACTCGACCGCCCGTTCCTGTACATCATCAAAGCGACAAACGGTACCCCGCTCTTTATCGGCGTATGTGCAAATCCGACATAA
- a CDS encoding diaminopimelate dehydrogenase, which produces MSIRIGILGYGNLGRGVEAAIHQNPDMELKAVFTRRAPEALHIATEGTKVLHVDQAESMKDEIDVLMICGGSATDLPEQTPKYAAMFNVIDSFDTHARIPEHFANVDAAAKKAGKVGIISCGWDPGMFSLNRLYASCILPEGNDYTFWGRGVSQGHSDAVRRIEGVKDARQYTVPVPAALEAVRAGKNPELTTREKHTREVYVVAEEGADLARIEKEIKEMPNYFSDYDTTVHFIDADTLAREHAGLPHGGFVIRSGQTHGGNKHIIEYSLQLDSNPEFTGSVLVAYARAAYRMAKEGMSGAKTVFDIAPAYLSAQSGEELRAHML; this is translated from the coding sequence ATGTCCATTCGCATTGGTATCCTGGGTTACGGTAACCTTGGCCGCGGCGTAGAAGCGGCCATCCACCAGAACCCAGATATGGAACTGAAAGCTGTATTCACCCGTCGTGCACCCGAAGCGCTGCACATTGCTACCGAAGGCACTAAGGTGCTGCATGTTGACCAGGCGGAAAGCATGAAAGACGAGATCGACGTACTGATGATCTGCGGCGGCAGCGCGACCGACCTGCCCGAGCAGACCCCCAAGTATGCGGCGATGTTCAACGTCATCGACAGCTTTGATACCCACGCACGCATCCCTGAGCACTTTGCCAATGTCGACGCTGCTGCCAAGAAGGCCGGCAAGGTTGGCATCATCTCGTGCGGCTGGGACCCGGGTATGTTCTCGCTCAATCGCCTGTATGCAAGCTGCATCCTGCCCGAAGGCAACGATTATACCTTCTGGGGCCGCGGCGTCAGCCAGGGCCATTCGGATGCCGTTCGCCGCATCGAAGGCGTCAAGGATGCCCGTCAGTATACCGTACCGGTGCCCGCAGCACTCGAAGCCGTTCGCGCTGGCAAGAATCCGGAACTGACCACCCGGGAAAAGCACACCCGCGAGGTGTATGTGGTTGCCGAGGAAGGCGCGGATTTGGCCCGCATCGAAAAGGAAATCAAGGAGATGCCCAACTACTTCTCCGATTATGATACCACCGTGCATTTCATCGACGCCGACACCCTGGCGCGTGAACATGCCGGTCTGCCGCATGGCGGTTTTGTCATCCGCAGCGGCCAGACCCATGGCGGCAACAAGCACATCATCGAATACAGCCTCCAGCTCGATTCCAACCCGGAATTCACCGGCTCGGTCCTCGTTGCCTATGCCCGTGCGGCTTACCGCATGGCCAAGGAAGGCATGTCGGGCGCCAAGACCGTCTTTGACATCGCGCCGGCGTACCTGTCCGCTCAGTCGGGCGAGGAACTGCGCGCACACATGCTCTAA
- a CDS encoding MarR family winged helix-turn-helix transcriptional regulator — protein sequence MQEIDEQELLKCISILQRKTQIFLNSRLDGLGITGGQAPFLVAVCQRGSMAQNHLCEVMDMSRGTVAKMLAKLEEEGYVKRCCNPDDARAVDVYPTERAQALYSKLCQHGKECIEKMTEDMSQVECMAFYELMRKACSNMTQPR from the coding sequence ATGCAAGAGATCGACGAGCAGGAATTGCTCAAATGTATTTCCATCTTGCAGCGCAAAACACAGATTTTTTTAAACAGCCGCCTGGATGGTTTGGGGATTACAGGTGGTCAGGCGCCGTTCCTGGTCGCAGTCTGTCAACGCGGCAGTATGGCACAAAATCACTTGTGCGAAGTGATGGATATGAGCCGCGGTACGGTCGCCAAAATGCTGGCCAAGTTAGAAGAGGAAGGCTATGTGAAACGCTGCTGCAACCCCGACGATGCGCGCGCGGTGGATGTATATCCCACCGAGCGGGCACAGGCGCTGTATTCCAAACTGTGCCAGCATGGAAAGGAATGCATCGAGAAAATGACCGAGGACATGAGTCAGGTGGAATGTATGGCGTTTTATGAACTCATGCGCAAGGCCTGCAGCAATATGACACAGCCTCGATAA
- a CDS encoding response regulator transcription factor — protein sequence MYKILVVEDDPIIAGAVTKELIRWGLEAKAAEDFSNIRGEFVHYAPHLVILDISLPFFNGYYWCQEIRKISEAPILFLSSAADNMNIVMAMDMGADDFIPKPFDLSVLTAKVRALLRRTYHFAGSQSLIEHRGAVLDLNEGTLLVGEQKAELTRNEFRILKLLMEQRGQTVSRDAIMTHLWQSDSFIDDNTLTVNINRLRKKLEQLGLEDFIGTKKGIGYFVR from the coding sequence ATGTATAAAATCCTGGTCGTGGAGGACGATCCCATCATCGCGGGCGCGGTGACCAAAGAGCTCATCCGCTGGGGGCTGGAAGCCAAGGCTGCCGAAGATTTTTCCAATATCCGCGGCGAATTTGTCCACTATGCGCCGCATCTCGTAATTTTGGATATTTCCCTGCCGTTTTTCAATGGGTATTACTGGTGCCAGGAGATTCGGAAAATTTCCGAAGCGCCCATTTTATTTTTGTCCTCTGCGGCAGATAATATGAACATCGTCATGGCCATGGATATGGGCGCCGATGATTTTATTCCCAAGCCGTTTGATTTGTCGGTGCTGACGGCCAAGGTGCGCGCCCTGCTGCGCCGCACCTATCACTTTGCTGGGTCGCAGAGTTTAATTGAGCACAGGGGTGCCGTGCTCGACCTGAATGAAGGGACATTGCTGGTCGGGGAGCAGAAGGCCGAACTGACACGCAATGAATTTCGGATTTTGAAGCTGCTCATGGAGCAGCGCGGACAGACCGTGTCGCGCGACGCTATTATGACCCACCTGTGGCAGAGCGACAGCTTTATTGACGATAATACCTTGACCGTCAACATCAATCGCTTGCGCAAAAAGCTCGAACAGCTCGGGCTGGAGGACTTCATCGGCACCAAAAAGGGCATCGGATATTTTGTGAGGTAA
- a CDS encoding FtsX-like permease family protein, with amino-acid sequence MNKRLYARLAAQNMRKNAQFYVPYLLTILCTVAAFYITCTLARAEDLPGNMRYAYLSAFMSIGYWVIGFFAVIFLFYTNSFLMKRRKKELGLYNVLGLGKRHIACMLGVETLYVAVIGIVGGIALGMLLQKLLTLLLFRLMHFSNGFSFYVSGKAIGTTVLLFCAILFVGLLANLRRIHVQNPLETMREGNAGEREPKTRWLLTLIGVASLVGGYAIALRVQDAMEAFAWYFVAVFLVIIGTYCLFTAVSITVLKALRANKKFYYRPHAFITISGMLYRMKRNAVGLANICILSTMVLVMVSGTVSLFLGTHDLVDRRYPGDINIEVRYTPDAQNPFRPDDMLDAVEQGIRAEGLEPENVRTLSYTKLKLFWQKDGSMEVTANEGNDTLIVLTAEEYSRFTGESVPQLAANEVLVSAESPVGEDLTLHFAGPARDDTVTYRVRPAEVSVVGMPASAVEETVQLVVADESVRQSMIEGLIDPGEYVSFMRWEAYVDTNGTDEQNIDCAQAISVWDDFARGVKTGHWEFYRVESKAARATDAYALNGGFFFLGLFLGLVFLLAAALILYYKQVSEGYEDCERYRIMQNVGLEKKMVRRSVNAQILVVFFLPLLVAAVHVAFDFRLMSYLLTLFGLKNTGLTLACTGASFLGFAVVYGIVYWLTARVYYRIVQ; translated from the coding sequence ATGAATAAACGGCTGTATGCCCGTCTGGCGGCGCAGAACATGCGCAAGAACGCGCAGTTCTATGTGCCCTATCTGCTGACCATCCTGTGTACCGTGGCGGCGTTTTACATCACCTGTACGCTGGCCAGGGCGGAGGATTTGCCCGGTAACATGCGGTATGCCTATCTGTCGGCATTCATGTCCATCGGGTATTGGGTGATCGGTTTTTTTGCGGTCATCTTCCTGTTTTACACCAACAGTTTTTTGATGAAACGGCGCAAAAAAGAACTGGGGCTTTATAATGTCTTAGGGCTCGGCAAGCGGCATATCGCCTGCATGCTGGGCGTGGAAACGCTGTATGTGGCCGTCATCGGCATTGTGGGCGGCATCGCCCTGGGCATGCTGCTGCAAAAGCTGCTGACGCTCCTGCTCTTTCGGCTGATGCACTTTAGCAACGGGTTTTCGTTCTATGTGTCCGGTAAGGCCATCGGCACGACCGTGCTGCTGTTTTGCGCGATCTTGTTTGTCGGCCTGCTCGCAAACCTGCGGCGTATCCATGTGCAGAATCCGCTCGAAACCATGCGAGAGGGCAACGCGGGCGAGCGTGAGCCCAAGACCCGCTGGCTGCTGACCCTCATCGGCGTGGCGTCGCTCGTGGGCGGCTATGCCATTGCGCTGCGCGTGCAGGATGCCATGGAAGCATTTGCGTGGTATTTTGTGGCCGTGTTCTTGGTCATCATCGGCACGTACTGCCTGTTTACGGCGGTCAGCATCACGGTGCTCAAGGCGCTGCGCGCCAACAAGAAATTTTACTACCGGCCGCATGCCTTTATTACCATCTCGGGCATGCTCTACCGCATGAAGCGCAATGCGGTCGGTCTGGCGAACATCTGCATCCTGTCCACCATGGTGCTGGTCATGGTGTCGGGCACGGTATCGCTGTTTTTGGGGACACACGACTTGGTGGACCGGCGCTATCCGGGGGATATCAACATCGAAGTACGGTATACACCGGATGCACAGAATCCCTTCCGACCGGACGACATGCTGGACGCCGTTGAGCAGGGCATCCGTGCCGAAGGGCTGGAACCGGAAAACGTGCGCACCCTGTCTTATACCAAACTCAAGCTGTTCTGGCAGAAGGACGGCAGCATGGAGGTCACAGCAAACGAGGGCAACGACACGCTGATTGTTCTTACGGCGGAGGAATACAGCCGCTTTACCGGGGAAAGTGTGCCGCAGCTGGCGGCAAACGAGGTGCTGGTAAGTGCTGAGAGCCCGGTCGGGGAAGACCTGACCCTCCATTTTGCGGGCCCAGCACGCGACGACACAGTTACTTACCGGGTGCGCCCGGCTGAGGTGTCCGTGGTCGGTATGCCGGCATCGGCAGTCGAAGAAACCGTGCAACTCGTGGTGGCTGACGAGAGTGTACGGCAGTCCATGATCGAGGGTCTGATCGACCCCGGAGAATACGTTAGTTTCATGCGCTGGGAAGCCTATGTGGATACCAACGGCACCGATGAGCAGAACATCGACTGCGCCCAGGCCATTTCAGTGTGGGATGACTTTGCACGCGGTGTCAAAACCGGCCACTGGGAGTTCTATCGGGTAGAAAGCAAGGCAGCCCGGGCGACCGACGCCTATGCGCTCAACGGCGGCTTCTTCTTCCTGGGGCTGTTTTTGGGGCTGGTGTTCCTGCTCGCGGCCGCGCTCATCCTGTATTACAAGCAGGTATCTGAGGGCTATGAGGACTGCGAACGCTATCGCATCATGCAGAACGTGGGTCTGGAAAAGAAAATGGTGCGCCGGTCGGTCAACGCACAGATCTTGGTGGTGTTCTTCCTGCCGCTGCTGGTGGCAGCCGTCCATGTGGCGTTTGATTTCCGGCTGATGAGCTATCTGCTCACCCTGTTTGGACTCAAAAACACCGGGCTGACGCTCGCCTGCACCGGGGCCAGCTTCCTGGGCTTTGCGGTGGTGTATGGCATCGTCTACTGGCTGACGGCACGGGTCTATTATCGCATTGTGCAATAA
- a CDS encoding amidohydrolase family protein has protein sequence MKPNFILKGHILFSRTPETIDVTENGYLVCADGVCAGVYAEIPEAYAGLPVHDCGDKLIVPGFTDLHVHAPQYTFRSLGMDMELLDWLNTYTFPEEARYADPAYAAQAYDLFTQELRRSATTRACIFATLHREATEILMRKLDESGLRTYVGKVNMDRNSPDDLREASAAASLDDTRRWLDEVGGLTNCKPILTPRFTPSCTDELMAGLGDLQQQTGLPVQSHLSENQGEIDWVRELCPNTADYGEAYSQFGLFGENGPCIMAHCVHCTDHEIDAMRQNGVFVAHCPQSNTNLASGIAPVRRYLKDGLRIGLGTDVAGGAHLSVFRALTDAVAVSKLRWRLADQSLTPLTFAEAFFLATRGGGAFFGKVGAFEPGYAFDALVLDDAALPAPRPMTVRERLERIAYQLEDRAVVHKYVEGCQLF, from the coding sequence ATGAAACCGAATTTTATCTTGAAGGGCCATATCCTGTTCAGCCGCACGCCCGAGACGATTGACGTGACCGAAAACGGTTATCTTGTCTGCGCGGACGGCGTCTGCGCGGGCGTGTATGCCGAAATCCCGGAAGCCTATGCCGGGCTGCCGGTGCACGATTGCGGCGACAAGCTGATCGTGCCCGGATTCACCGACCTGCACGTCCATGCGCCGCAGTATACTTTCCGGTCGCTCGGCATGGATATGGAACTGCTCGACTGGCTGAATACCTATACCTTCCCCGAGGAAGCACGGTATGCCGACCCGGCCTATGCCGCGCAGGCGTATGATCTGTTCACGCAGGAGCTGCGCCGCAGCGCGACCACGCGCGCGTGCATCTTTGCCACCCTGCACCGTGAAGCGACCGAAATCTTGATGCGCAAGCTGGACGAAAGTGGCCTGCGCACCTATGTGGGCAAGGTCAACATGGATCGCAACAGCCCGGACGATCTGCGCGAAGCGAGCGCGGCCGCGTCGCTGGACGACACCCGCCGCTGGCTGGACGAGGTCGGGGGACTCACAAACTGCAAGCCCATCCTGACCCCGCGCTTTACGCCCTCGTGCACCGACGAACTGATGGCCGGATTGGGCGACCTGCAACAGCAGACCGGTCTGCCGGTGCAGAGCCATTTGTCCGAAAACCAGGGCGAGATCGACTGGGTACGCGAACTGTGTCCCAATACGGCCGACTATGGCGAAGCATACAGCCAGTTTGGCCTGTTCGGGGAGAACGGGCCGTGCATCATGGCCCACTGCGTGCATTGCACCGACCATGAGATCGACGCGATGCGGCAAAACGGGGTGTTTGTGGCCCATTGTCCGCAGTCCAACACCAATCTGGCCAGCGGGATTGCGCCCGTGCGGCGGTATCTGAAAGACGGGCTGCGCATCGGTCTGGGCACCGATGTGGCAGGCGGCGCACACTTGTCGGTGTTCCGCGCTCTGACCGACGCGGTTGCGGTTTCCAAGCTGCGCTGGCGGCTGGCAGACCAGAGCCTGACGCCGCTGACCTTTGCCGAAGCCTTTTTCCTGGCCACCCGCGGCGGCGGCGCGTTCTTTGGCAAGGTGGGCGCGTTCGAACCCGGTTATGCGTTCGATGCGCTGGTGCTGGACGATGCCGCGCTGCCCGCGCCGCGTCCCATGACCGTGCGCGAGCGGCTCGAGCGCATCGCCTACCAGCTTGAGGACCGGGCGGTCGTCCACAAATATGTGGAGGGCTGTCAGCTGTTTTAA
- a CDS encoding sensor histidine kinase, translated as MRDWKVYWMLPVLVVCFAGIFALVLSLEGAPVGAVGYALLLCLVLGALVYGLCLLHAWRQRERLREALQKLPYTLEADALPPCLAPGETVYQQALIDLQRAYALLESQTGRKRADMLDYYTLWVHQIKTPIAAMRLLLQGEPHPAGRELTAELFRIEQYADMALQYLRLDSESSDFVFRSCALDEIVRQAVRKYAPLFIRSQIGLVYDGLDETVLTDSKWLGFVIEQLLSNALKYTPRGTVTISQDGPQTLVIADTGIGIAPEDLPRICEKGFTGYNGRTGQKSTGIGLYLCSRVLKKLGHGFSIVSEPGKGTRVTIDLSMVTLPRE; from the coding sequence ATGCGGGATTGGAAAGTCTATTGGATGCTGCCCGTGCTGGTGGTTTGCTTTGCCGGTATTTTTGCGCTGGTTTTGTCGCTCGAGGGCGCGCCGGTGGGCGCGGTTGGGTATGCGCTGCTGCTGTGCCTGGTGCTGGGGGCGCTCGTCTATGGCCTATGCCTGCTGCACGCCTGGCGGCAGCGGGAGCGGCTGCGGGAAGCGCTGCAAAAACTGCCCTATACGCTGGAGGCCGACGCCCTACCGCCTTGTCTGGCGCCGGGAGAAACCGTGTATCAGCAAGCGCTGATCGACTTGCAGCGGGCCTATGCGCTGCTGGAAAGCCAGACCGGCCGCAAACGCGCCGACATGCTCGACTATTATACGCTGTGGGTGCATCAAATCAAAACGCCGATTGCAGCCATGCGGCTGCTCTTGCAGGGGGAACCCCATCCGGCCGGGCGGGAACTGACCGCCGAATTATTCCGCATCGAACAGTATGCCGACATGGCGCTGCAATATCTGCGGCTGGACAGCGAGTCGTCCGATTTTGTGTTTCGGTCGTGTGCGCTCGATGAGATCGTCCGGCAGGCGGTGCGCAAATATGCGCCCCTGTTCATCCGCAGCCAGATTGGGCTGGTGTATGATGGCCTGGACGAAACCGTGCTCACCGACAGCAAGTGGCTGGGGTTTGTCATTGAGCAGCTTTTATCGAATGCGCTTAAGTATACGCCCCGCGGAACGGTCACTATTTCCCAGGACGGGCCCCAAACCCTGGTCATTGCGGATACCGGCATCGGCATTGCGCCCGAGGACCTGCCGCGCATCTGTGAAAAGGGCTTTACCGGCTACAATGGCCGCACCGGGCAGAAATCGACCGGGATCGGCTTATATCTGTGCAGCCGGGTACTCAAAAAGCTGGGGCATGGATTTTCGATCGTGTCCGAGCCGGGCAAGGGCACGCGCGTGACCATTGATTTGTCCATGGTGACGCTGCCGCGCGAGTAA
- a CDS encoding ABC transporter ATP-binding protein encodes MAILEVQDVGKIYTTRFGGAKVTALTQVTFSVEAGEYVAIMGESGSGKTTLLNILAALDRPTGGEVRLNGRSLSAIPEREIAAFRRENLGFVFQDFNLLDTFSLRDNIFLPLVLAGKRYDEMEARLKPLARKLGLTELLAKFPYEVSGGQKQRAAVARALITDPQIILADEPTGALDSRSADHLLRLFGEINREGQTILMVTHSVVAASHASRVLFIKDGEVFHQLYRGSMSEEELFVKISDTLTVLQTGGERHE; translated from the coding sequence ATGGCGATTCTCGAGGTGCAGGACGTGGGAAAAATCTACACCACTCGCTTTGGCGGAGCGAAGGTGACAGCATTGACCCAGGTGACCTTCTCGGTCGAGGCGGGCGAGTATGTGGCGATCATGGGGGAATCGGGCAGCGGCAAAACCACGCTGCTCAACATCCTGGCCGCGCTCGACCGCCCCACGGGCGGCGAGGTGCGCTTAAATGGCCGCAGCTTGTCGGCCATCCCGGAACGGGAAATCGCGGCGTTTCGCCGCGAAAACCTGGGCTTTGTTTTTCAGGACTTTAATTTGCTCGACACCTTTTCGCTGCGGGACAACATCTTTCTGCCGCTTGTTTTGGCGGGCAAGCGGTATGACGAGATGGAAGCGCGGCTCAAACCCCTGGCGCGCAAGCTGGGGCTGACCGAACTGCTGGCCAAGTTCCCGTATGAGGTATCGGGCGGACAAAAACAGCGCGCCGCGGTCGCGCGTGCGCTCATTACCGACCCGCAGATCATTCTGGCGGACGAACCGACCGGCGCGCTCGATTCGCGCTCGGCCGACCATCTGCTGCGGCTGTTCGGGGAGATCAACCGCGAAGGGCAGACTATCCTCATGGTTACCCATTCGGTCGTTGCGGCCAGCCATGCCAGCCGGGTGCTGTTCATCAAGGACGGCGAGGTCTTTCATCAGCTCTACCGCGGCAGCATGAGTGAGGAAGAGCTGTTCGTCAAAATTTCGGACACGCTCACGGTCTTGCAGACAGGCGGTGAACGGCATGAATAA